Proteins encoded in a region of the Odocoileus virginianus isolate 20LAN1187 ecotype Illinois chromosome 9, Ovbor_1.2, whole genome shotgun sequence genome:
- the OSER1 gene encoding oxidative stress-responsive serine-rich protein 1 isoform X1: MKINQVINGNIHSSIKTFTMKSEAKDGEEESLQTAFKKLRVDASGSMASLSVGEGTSVRAPVRAAVEDAKPKTACASKDSWHGSTRKSSRGAVRTQRRRRSKSPVLHPPKFIHCSTIASSSSQLKHKSQTDSPDGSSGLGISTPKEFNAGECSTSLDTNHTGAVAEPLRASVPRLPSESKEEDPSDAPQVSQASLQASDLSDFQSVSKLNLGKPCACIGKECQCKRWHDMEVYSFSGLQNVPPLAPERRSTLEDYSQSLHTRTLSGSPRSCSEQARVYVDDVTIEDLSGYMEYYLYIPKKMSHMAEMMYT, translated from the exons ATGAAGATAAATCAAGT tattaaCGGGAACATCCATAGTAGTATAAAAACTTTCACAATGAAATCGGAAGCCaaggatggagaggaggagagTCTACAAACTGCTTTCAAGAAACTAAGAGTGGATGCATCAGG GTCCATGGCATCTCTATCTGTTGGAGAAGGCACGAGTGTCAGAGCGCCAGTCAGAGCAGCAGTAGAGGATGCCAAACCTAAGACCGCGTGTGCATCTAAAGACAGTTGGCATGG GTCTACTAGGAAGTCTTCACGCGGAGCAGTGAGAACCCAGCGTCGACGCCGTTCCAAGTCTCCTGTCCTTCATCCTCCAAAGTTCATACATTGCAGTACAATAGCTTCTTCCAGCAGCCAGCTCAAGCACAAAAGCCAGACTGACTCCCCTGATGGCAGCAGTGGGCTGGGAATTTCAACCCCTAAAGAGTTCAATGCAGGAGAATGCTCAACTTCTCTCGATACTAATCACACAGGGGCGGTTGCTGAGCCTTTGAGAGCTTCGGTTCCAAGGCTCCCATCAGAGAGTAAGGAGGAAGATCCCTCTGATGCGCCCCAAGTCTCCCAAGCAAGTCTCCAGGCCAGTGATCTCTCTGACTTTCAATCGGTTTCCAAGCTAAACCTGGGCAAGCCATGTGCATGCATAGGCAAGGAGTGCCAGTGTAAGAGGTGGCATGACATGGAGGTATATTCCTTTTCAGGCCTGCAGAATGTCCCTCCTTTGGCCCCAGAACGAAGATCCACACTTGAGGACTACTCTCAGTCGCTTCACACGAGAACTCTGTCTGGCTCTCCCCGTTCCTGTTCTGAGCAGGCTCGCGTCTATGTGGATGACGTGACCATTGAGGACCTGTCGGGctacatggaatattacttgtaTATCCCCAAGAAAATGTCCCACATGGCAGAAATGATGTACACCTGA
- the OSER1 gene encoding oxidative stress-responsive serine-rich protein 1 isoform X2 — MKSEAKDGEEESLQTAFKKLRVDASGSMASLSVGEGTSVRAPVRAAVEDAKPKTACASKDSWHGSTRKSSRGAVRTQRRRRSKSPVLHPPKFIHCSTIASSSSQLKHKSQTDSPDGSSGLGISTPKEFNAGECSTSLDTNHTGAVAEPLRASVPRLPSESKEEDPSDAPQVSQASLQASDLSDFQSVSKLNLGKPCACIGKECQCKRWHDMEVYSFSGLQNVPPLAPERRSTLEDYSQSLHTRTLSGSPRSCSEQARVYVDDVTIEDLSGYMEYYLYIPKKMSHMAEMMYT; from the exons ATGAAATCGGAAGCCaaggatggagaggaggagagTCTACAAACTGCTTTCAAGAAACTAAGAGTGGATGCATCAGG GTCCATGGCATCTCTATCTGTTGGAGAAGGCACGAGTGTCAGAGCGCCAGTCAGAGCAGCAGTAGAGGATGCCAAACCTAAGACCGCGTGTGCATCTAAAGACAGTTGGCATGG GTCTACTAGGAAGTCTTCACGCGGAGCAGTGAGAACCCAGCGTCGACGCCGTTCCAAGTCTCCTGTCCTTCATCCTCCAAAGTTCATACATTGCAGTACAATAGCTTCTTCCAGCAGCCAGCTCAAGCACAAAAGCCAGACTGACTCCCCTGATGGCAGCAGTGGGCTGGGAATTTCAACCCCTAAAGAGTTCAATGCAGGAGAATGCTCAACTTCTCTCGATACTAATCACACAGGGGCGGTTGCTGAGCCTTTGAGAGCTTCGGTTCCAAGGCTCCCATCAGAGAGTAAGGAGGAAGATCCCTCTGATGCGCCCCAAGTCTCCCAAGCAAGTCTCCAGGCCAGTGATCTCTCTGACTTTCAATCGGTTTCCAAGCTAAACCTGGGCAAGCCATGTGCATGCATAGGCAAGGAGTGCCAGTGTAAGAGGTGGCATGACATGGAGGTATATTCCTTTTCAGGCCTGCAGAATGTCCCTCCTTTGGCCCCAGAACGAAGATCCACACTTGAGGACTACTCTCAGTCGCTTCACACGAGAACTCTGTCTGGCTCTCCCCGTTCCTGTTCTGAGCAGGCTCGCGTCTATGTGGATGACGTGACCATTGAGGACCTGTCGGGctacatggaatattacttgtaTATCCCCAAGAAAATGTCCCACATGGCAGAAATGATGTACACCTGA